From bacterium, a single genomic window includes:
- a CDS encoding 2-dehydropantoate 2-reductase: MRIAIIGAGSIGGYLAAKLLFSGQQVTVIVRGANLAAINANGLKLRLPDGTEKTATPSLATDDLAAAGPQDVVILGVKAQQLATVAPTLGPLLGPETAVVPAQNGIPWWYFQRSGGPFEGWRLESVDPGGVISKHIGPERVIGCVTYQAAELVEPGVVKFIEGNRFTLGEPDGEKSERVKALAQALTNAGLKVPIPRDIRTEIWVKVLGNMTFNPISALTRATLGEIIGFEPTRNLVADTMAEAQEVATRLGIRIGISIEKRIQGAAEMGSHKTSTLQDIEAGRTTEAECLVGAVAELGRLVEYPTPRIDTLYACLKLLEKTTCG, encoded by the coding sequence ATGCGTATCGCAATCATCGGCGCCGGATCCATCGGCGGCTACCTCGCTGCGAAGCTTCTTTTTTCCGGCCAACAGGTCACCGTGATAGTCCGCGGCGCTAACCTTGCGGCCATTAACGCAAACGGCCTGAAGCTGCGCCTGCCTGACGGGACGGAAAAGACGGCGACCCCGAGCCTCGCTACCGATGACCTGGCCGCTGCCGGTCCGCAGGATGTGGTTATCCTCGGAGTGAAGGCGCAGCAGCTTGCCACCGTAGCGCCAACGCTGGGGCCGCTCCTGGGTCCAGAGACCGCAGTTGTCCCGGCGCAGAACGGAATCCCATGGTGGTACTTCCAGCGAAGCGGTGGACCTTTCGAGGGATGGCGGCTGGAATCAGTGGACCCTGGCGGGGTGATCTCAAAACACATCGGCCCGGAGCGGGTCATCGGATGCGTGACCTACCAGGCTGCAGAGCTGGTAGAGCCCGGTGTTGTTAAGTTTATCGAAGGAAACCGGTTCACCCTCGGCGAGCCCGACGGCGAAAAGAGCGAAAGGGTCAAGGCGCTGGCTCAGGCGCTCACGAATGCGGGCCTGAAAGTACCCATTCCCCGTGACATCCGCACGGAGATCTGGGTGAAGGTCCTGGGAAACATGACCTTTAACCCCATCAGCGCCCTCACCCGCGCCACGCTCGGCGAGATAATCGGCTTCGAGCCGACCCGCAACCTGGTTGCCGACACCATGGCTGAAGCGCAGGAGGTGGCAACGCGCCTGGGCATCAGGATCGGGATCTCTATCGAGAAGCGTATCCAGGGAGCGGCGGAGATGGGGTCCCATAAGACCTCCACGCTTCAGGACATCGAGGCGGGCCGTACAACGGAAGCGGAGTGTCTTGTTGGTGCCGTAGCCGAGCTGGGACGCCTGGTGGAGTACCCGACTCCAAGGATCGACACGCTTTATGCGTGTCTGAAACTTCTGGAAAAGACAACCTGCGGCTGA
- a CDS encoding acyl--CoA ligase — protein sequence MGEKTAKGRQEEGSPRLFERPALTVPELLLCGAPDAPALLAPDRKEMTFREMREQIYALAQYLASLGLAKERIAIVMDNSPDLVLSLLAATFCGTAVPLNPKYRTAEFSFFYENASVKGLIALPGTFPEAIEAAPPGTVVVNAVTDPSGGLRFGSTHTGRSGGNLKIPLPHDVAILMYTSGTTKSPKSVPIRHRNVAASAINIVQAYNLTPVDRSLCVMPLFHIHGIVASLLGPLAAGGSVVVPPGFDARTFWGVVENSHPTWYSAVPTMHQMLLARADRHAEIICKKPFRFIRSCSSPLPPTVKKKMVEVFGSAVTEAYGMTETAHQIASNPLPPGIRKPGAVGLGIGVEVAIMDEEGELLPAGVQGEVVARGFNVMDGYESNPEANKDVFVNGWLRTGDQGVMDEDNYLTITGRISERINRGGEKISPSEIDYTLLDHPAVSEALAFAVPHQKLGQDVHAAVVLKEPATEQELRRYCADHLADFKVPRQIHILEALPYGKTGKPMRTAMAQILGLKE from the coding sequence ATGGGTGAGAAGACCGCCAAGGGGCGACAGGAAGAGGGCTCTCCCAGGCTTTTTGAAAGACCAGCGCTTACGGTTCCCGAGTTACTCCTCTGCGGGGCTCCGGATGCACCAGCTTTACTCGCACCCGATCGCAAGGAGATGACCTTCCGGGAAATGCGCGAGCAGATATACGCCCTTGCCCAATACCTGGCCTCCCTCGGATTGGCGAAGGAACGTATCGCCATCGTTATGGACAACAGTCCGGATCTGGTTTTATCACTTCTTGCGGCCACCTTCTGCGGCACCGCTGTGCCCCTCAACCCGAAGTATCGCACCGCGGAGTTCTCTTTCTTCTACGAGAATGCCAGCGTGAAAGGACTTATCGCTTTGCCCGGCACCTTTCCGGAAGCCATTGAAGCGGCACCGCCCGGAACGGTGGTGGTCAACGCGGTGACCGATCCGTCCGGAGGACTGCGCTTCGGATCCACCCACACCGGACGTTCGGGGGGAAACCTGAAGATTCCCCTGCCCCACGACGTTGCGATCCTGATGTACACCAGCGGTACAACAAAGAGCCCTAAAAGCGTTCCGATCCGACACCGAAACGTGGCCGCTTCAGCCATTAACATCGTTCAGGCCTATAATCTCACACCGGTGGACCGCTCTCTTTGCGTAATGCCCCTGTTTCACATTCACGGGATCGTGGCATCTCTGCTCGGGCCTCTTGCCGCCGGAGGATCGGTGGTCGTTCCACCCGGCTTTGATGCGCGCACATTCTGGGGTGTGGTGGAAAATTCCCATCCTACCTGGTATTCGGCCGTGCCGACAATGCACCAGATGCTGCTGGCGCGTGCCGATCGTCATGCCGAGATCATATGTAAAAAACCGTTCCGCTTCATCCGGTCCTGCAGCTCCCCCCTGCCGCCCACAGTCAAGAAAAAAATGGTGGAGGTTTTCGGATCTGCGGTAACCGAGGCCTACGGCATGACCGAAACAGCCCACCAGATCGCCAGCAACCCTCTGCCTCCCGGGATCCGCAAGCCAGGTGCAGTGGGTTTGGGCATCGGTGTGGAGGTGGCCATCATGGACGAGGAGGGGGAACTGCTGCCGGCGGGTGTGCAGGGCGAGGTGGTCGCCCGTGGATTTAATGTGATGGACGGTTACGAGAGCAACCCGGAGGCGAACAAGGATGTATTTGTAAATGGATGGCTCCGTACGGGGGATCAAGGGGTGATGGATGAGGATAACTACCTGACCATTACCGGCCGCATCTCCGAGCGGATCAACCGCGGCGGTGAAAAGATCTCACCCTCAGAAATCGACTATACTCTCCTTGATCACCCGGCCGTGTCAGAGGCCCTGGCTTTCGCGGTGCCGCACCAGAAGCTCGGCCAGGACGTGCACGCGGCTGTCGTCCTCAAAGAGCCGGCAACGGAACAGGAACTTCGGCGGTACTGTGCGGACCACCTGGCCGACTTCAAGGTGCCGCGTCAAATTCACATCCTTGAGGCGCTTCCCTATGGAAAGACAGGAAAACCCATGCGCACCGCCATGGCCCAGATACTGGGACTGAAAGAGTAG
- a CDS encoding CBS domain-containing protein, which translates to MVSSRRTAKDIMTTPVQTVRPADPLKMVIDLICRHRVSGVPVVEGKGRLVGLISERDILHALYPGDTPGMATGGRAGGDLKDINGLLARDIMITEVVTADPETDFLRLASIMSLEKIRRIPIVEGNTLVGIVSHGDVGRAIFGKPAGSVVCPAMHIDRDPPQGNVS; encoded by the coding sequence ATGGTTTCCAGCAGGCGGACAGCCAAAGACATCATGACGACACCTGTGCAAACGGTCAGGCCAGCCGATCCGCTGAAGATGGTGATCGATCTGATCTGCAGGCACCGCGTCAGCGGGGTCCCCGTGGTAGAAGGGAAGGGACGCCTGGTTGGACTCATCTCCGAGCGCGACATCCTCCACGCCTTGTATCCCGGCGACACCCCGGGGATGGCGACCGGTGGGCGGGCCGGAGGGGACCTTAAAGACATTAACGGGCTCCTCGCACGGGACATCATGATAACTGAGGTCGTCACCGCGGATCCGGAAACCGATTTCCTCCGACTCGCGTCTATCATGTCCCTGGAAAAGATCCGCCGCATCCCCATTGTGGAGGGGAATACGCTCGTGGGGATCGTCAGCCACGGGGACGTGGGCAGGGCCATCTTCGGGAAGCCGGCTGGATCGGTGGTTTGTCCGGCGATGCACATAGACCGTGATCCGCCTCAGGGGAACGTATCATGA